From the genome of Rana temporaria chromosome 8, aRanTem1.1, whole genome shotgun sequence:
taaggcgttttcaggcgtaaagttagtcgaacaaaaagctgcactagccaatgttaagtatggacgtcgttcccgcgccgaattttgaaatttttacgttgtttgcgtaagtcgtccgtgaatggggctggacgtaatttacgttcacgtcgaaaccaataagtccttgcagcgtaatttggagcatgcgcactgggatacgtccacggacggcgcatgcgccgttcgttcaaaacgttatttacgtgaggtcatggattatttacataaaacacgcccacctcttcacaatttgaattaggcgcgcttacgccggcccatttacgctacgccgcaacttaggaggcaagtgctttgtgaatacagcacttgcctctctgacttacagcggcgtagcgtaaatacgatacgctacgcctgcacaaagttaagctagtctttctgaatctggctaatagtgcaCTACACAAAGTAGTCTGCAAAATTTATATTCTCCACAAGGGGAACATTTTACTAGTTGTGAGTGGAacatagacaggaagtgatgtaatgtgcacACAGGAAATGGTGTTACAAACAGGAAGTTCCAGGTCATAGTTGAGTTGAGAGGAAGTAGAGAAGactggaactggcagcagaggagatAAAAACAAAGGCTTATATAATGTACACGGATACTTTCTAAatgtagaaccatttatccaactgtccatccagaacctctggtttatagattggatacatcctaaatatagagacaTTTATCCAACCGTCCATCCAGAGcgtctggtttatagaccggatacatcctaaatatagaatcatttatccaactgtccatccagagcctctggtttatatatCTGGTAATTTATGAACACCCAGCAGCCGCCTTCACAGGACATcacccatcacagtgcctccacctCACTGCCTGACAACAGAGGTAACCAGTGCcaagtatcattgtgtgtgtcaggttcctataaggtgtcaggatgtcactgtctatttctccatggaggagtgggagtatttagaaggacacaaggatctctacaaggacgtcatgatggagaatcagctgcccctcacatcaccgggtaagaggagactttattgtaaaggagagagcagtacggagggtccacctagatccctcatcatctgataaacacatagaaacaatgtattcagtcagtgtgtgtgtttcctacagatggatccagtaatgggaacccaccagagagatgtccccgtcctctgtattcccgggattccacacaagaagagcacaccatccctcaccatcatcaggtagatgagtagAACACAAAAGTGACTCTTGTCTGTTTGAGATTAAACTATTCTCTCAGTTTATTGGTCCTCAcagtttcagttttttttttcttggattaGCATGAAGAACAGATGTATATGAAAATTaagattaaagaggaagaagaggaaaggacTGCGACTGGTTATGAGGAGTCTACGGAAGAAGTTGGGATGATGGTGACAATCAAACAAGAAGAACCCTCTCTAGATATTAATGCAGGTGAGTGATGAACACTAAATAAACATACTCTTCATGTATATAAAATGATAATTGAGGATCTGTAGACTGACATTATAAGGTAATGAGTATcgacaaggacgtcatgatggagaatcagccgcccctcacatcaccgggtaagaggagactttattgtaaaggagagagcagtacggagggtccacgTAGATCcctcatcatctgataaacacatagaaacaatgtattcagtcagtgtgtgtgtttcctacagatggatttagtaatgggaacccaccagagagatgtccccgtcctctgtattcccgggattccacacaggaagatcacatcatccctcaccatcatcaggtaggtgggactgaaTATGTAGACCTAAAATGTACTCTGAGCTAAGAaatgacatccttctgtgtaactttgtgtTTCCCTTGATGTTTTCTATCATATTTTGGGTCTAGGTTGAAGAACTGAAATACATCAAAGTTgagattaaagaggaagaagaagagaggttggtgagtggagatcagcagtctatggaggagggggagatgattaTGGAATGTAAACAGGAGGAATCTTCTCCACATATGGAGACAAGTAAGTAATAAATACTAAATGCAAAAACATTTCTCAATTTCATTTTACTTTCCTGAATAATAACTTACATGTCCGTTGAATTCGCTCTGCACAAACAATCTTAAACCCACAATCAAACCAGGTGAAGGCCAAAACTCATATAAACCAGAATTTTCTCCTACAATAAAATAATTTCTTCCTGATCCCAAATAGCAATCAGATAACCCCCTTGGTAAATATTCTACCATGTTTTTTCGTACAAAAATTGGTAGCTATTTAAATTTTATGACATGAACTACCAAGTCTGTAAAATCCATTACCTGTGTCATACTATTCTACATATTAAAGCTCTTCTGCAAAGAATTATTTTTGTATAcagtggttaaacattttttactccaaaaacCAGTTAATCCTGCCTGTGTTAAAGAACTTCACATCCTTTATTACGGAAAAGATTAAGAAACTGTAACTCTTGACAGTAGGAACATCATCGATGTACCTGCCCCTCAAACCAACATTTCCAACAAATGGGAGATATTGTAGTACTTATGATATAGAAATCTCCAGTCCTCTCCTGTAGAAAGTAATCTTTGCCGCACTACCCACTGTACACAACGAACGAAAAGGAGAAACTACACCATataaaaggtccatctccattcctcatatTAGCgctatgttcccaacaaatgaggaggagatactgtacaccatatgaaaggtccatctccattcctcaatataacgtcatgttcccaacaaatgaggaggagatactgtacaccatatgaaaggtccatctccattcctcaatataacgtcatattcccaacaaatgaggaggagatactgtacaccatatgaaaggtccatcacGGTAAAGATCTATTTCCATTCTCATGCTAACAATCTTATCAATGCACAAATACTGTTACCTAAAGTGGTTTGGGGTGTATTGTGCCCTTTATGTTGCTTGTATTCAGTTTTTTATGATTGCACCTAATACCgtcattttttttgtagttgttAAAAGTTACATCAAAATACTAAACTCCTCAATGCAagactaaaaaatgttttataaaacactttttttttaaacaatgcttTACAACAGGTGGACACGGTGTATGGAATATGAATACCTCAGATGGACACTGTGTACAGAATATGAACACCTCAGATAGACACTGTGTATGGAATATGAATACCTCAGATGGACACTGTGTACAGAATATGAATACCTCAGATGGACACTGTGTACGGAATATGAACACCTCAGATGGACACTGTGTACAGAATATGAACACCTCAGATGGACACTGTGTTCAGAATATGAATACCTCAGATGGACACTGTGTTTGGAATATGAATACCTCAGATGGACACTGTGTACGGAATATGAACACCTCAGATGGACACTGTGTACAGAATATGAACACCTCAGATGGACATTGTGTATGGAATATGAATACCTCAGATGGACACTGTGTACAGAATATGAATACCTCAGATGGACACTGTGTACAGAATATGAATACCTCAGATGGACACTGTGTACGGAATATGAATGTCTCAGATAGAGATCTTATTTTATTTCCAGATTATGAACAAGATAATGGGACATCACAACAATTCCCAACAACAAATTCCTTTGGTCAAAGACCTTACTATGTGGCAAGATCTATGGCTCCTTCGAATCCTGAGGAATCCCCTCATTATTCACATAATATGACTTCAGATATTCAtccaaaatctcccagtgtggaTAGATCAACAGATCCCTCTAATTCCAAGGAGTCTCCTTTAAACTACGAAGGAGTTCATATAGGAGACAATTCATTGTCAGGTTTAGActgtgggaaatctttcactgaCAACAGAGCACTTCTTAGacaccagagaactcacacaCATGAACATCCTATTTCCATTTCCAGTGATGGGAAATGTTTCAATATGAAAGGAAAACTTATTACGCACCAGGGAATTCATACAAGTGAGCTTCCTTTATCCTGtgcagagtgtgggaaatgtttccatCGAAAGGGGGACCTTTTGAAacaccagagaactcacacaggtgagcgtcctttatcctgttcagagtgcgggaaatatttTGCTCAAAAAGGAGACCTTTTGAAacaccagagaactcacacaggTGAACGTCCTTTttcctgttcagagtgcgggaaatgtttcactcagaAAGGAATCCTCCTTATTcaccagagaactcacacaggtgagcgtcctttttcctgttcagagtgcgggaaatgttttgcacacAGAGAGGGCCTTTttatacaccagagaattcacacgggtgaacgtcctttttcctgttcagagtgcgggaaatgtttcacagAGAGAGGAGGCCTTCttagacaccagagaattcacacaggtgagcgtcctttttcCTGTTCGGattgtgggaaatgtttctctCAGAAAGCAGACCTTCTtcgacaccagagaattcacacaggtgagcgtcctttttcctgtaaggagtgcgggaaatgttttacagaGAGAGGAGGCCTTAGTAGACACCAaaaaattcacacaggtgagcgtccattttcctgttctgagtgtgggaaaggcTTCATTGTGAAGGAAAAACTTCTTATACACCAGAGAACTCACACTGGTTAGCACCCTTTTTCCTTATCCAAGTTTTGGAAATCTTTCAATGAGAAAGCAAAACTTCTTTTACACCAGAAATGTCGCACAGGTGTGCACCATTTTGAATGTtcagagtgcaggaaatgtttcatGCAGAAAGAAGACCTTCCAACACACCAGAAAATTCACATGGGCGTGCATTCATTCTTCTGTTTGGAGTGTGGGAAATTCACACAAATGAATTTACTTTTTCATGTTTTTCTTCGAAAGAAACCCTGGTTGGACACCAGAAAATTCAGTGCTGTAAAGTAAGACACATTTGAACAATTTCCTATAGAATAGTATTCTATATTTGTACAGCTATTCTAGAAAATAATCCTGTCTGTAGTCAGAAGTCAAACCTTTTTTCCTTCGACAACACACAGTCTGTGTTGTCCTGACTCCAAACAGAGAATATCATCTCCCTCAGTAAGGAAAAGGTTATGAATCATAAACTGTTGACAATAAGAATATCATCGATGTATCTACCGCACAACCCCAAAATCACGGTAGAGGTATTCTCGACCAGATGATATACAAACCTCCTGTCCTATGTAATCTTTGAATTAACCACATTACCAAATGAGGTGGAGATACTGTACGCCATATGAAAgttccatctccattcctcaatataacgtcatgtacccaacaaatgaggaggagatactttacaccatatgaaagttccatctccattcctcaatataccatcatgttcccaacaaggaggaggagatactgagattgcaggcttggctggcttgtatcaggtttggtctccacccagagactggccacattaatcaccttgcaggtggacagacagacatggagaaggccatatgaaaggtccatctctattcctcaatataacgtcatgttcccaacaaatgaggaggagatactgtacacaatatgaaaggtccatctccattcctcaatataatgtcatgttcaaaacaaatgaggaggagatactgtacaccatttgaaaggtccatctccattcctcaatataatgtcatgttcaaaacaaatgaggaggagataatgtacaccatatgaaaggtccatctccattcctcaatataatgtcatgttcccaacaaatgaggaggagatactgtacaccatatgaaaggtccatctccattcctcaatataacgtcctgttcccaacaaatgaggaggagatactgtacaccatatgaaaggtccatctccattcctcaatataatgtcatgttcccaacaaatgaggaggagatactgtacaccatatgaaaggtccatctccattcctcaatataacgtcatgttcccaacaaatgaggaggagatactgtacaccatatgaaaggtccatctccattcctcaatataccgtcttgttcccaacaaatgaggaggagatactgagattgcaggcttggctggcttgtatcaagtttggtctccacccagagactggccacattaatcaccttgcagatggacagacagacatggagaaggccatatgaaaggtccatctctattcctcaatataatgtcatgttcttaAGAAATTAAGTAGTGGAAAGCCTCTACTGCATTCTCACAGTACAAATGTCATCATTGCACAATGACTGTTATCCAAAGTGGTTTGAGTGTATTGTATTGTTTATCtcatttgtatttatatttttacatatgaTTACTCCCAATACCAGAATTCTGTGGAACTGTTGAGTGCTTTACCAACATATATGACTTCTAAATGTAAAACATGAAGCATAcattaacatttattaaaaaattgcATTCCAAAAAAAGGTTACTGTGTACAgaataaaagtttttttgtttttacatttccaGGTTGTTATGTAATGGGATGGTACGCtattcttcaagaaaaaaaaaaacctttagtcaAAATATGCATCACAGACCTTACCATTTGGAAAGATCAATTGATCCCTCTAATCCTGAGGAATCTTAAATAAAATCATAAACTTGTACTCCAGATCTATATCTCATTAcatctcattattattattattattattattatatatctcATATCTCTCAATATGAGATTCAGCAGATTCATTCAATCCCCAGGAATCTTTAtcagagctgtcggagaatgtagtgtggatggtggaggagatctgtcggagaatgtagtgtggatggtggaggagatctgtcggagaatgtagtgtggatggaggaggagaacagtcggagaatgtagtgtggatggggggggagagctgtcggagaatataGTGTGGattgtggaggagagctgtcggagaatgtagtgtggatggtgggggagagctgtcggagaatgtagtgtggatggggggggagagctgtcggagaatgtagtgtggatggtgggggagagctgtcggagaatgtagtgtggatggggggggagagctgtcggagaatgtagtgtggatggtggaggagagctgtcggcgaatgtagtgtggatgggggggggggcagctgtcaGAGAATATAGTGTGGGTGGTGAGGAGAGCTGTAATGCAATGTAAAAGCAattcaaaaacataaatatatatcggtactgtatatacaatacGTTATAGTGTTGTATTTCAAAAATGAAATGTCGATTTTtctagttttttttaattgtctgcatGTCTATCAGTTATAATCTGTGTGTAATAATGTTTGTAACACCAAACACCATAAAATACAGCTGTACAGCCATGCAGACTGCAGTATTGATATTTTCCACAGGGAGGCTATATGTGAGTTGAAGTCATGCACAGGAAGTGAGGTAAGGAGGACAGAAGAATTGGTGTGAAATAgaaacaggaagttccgggtgagaggtgagttgggaggacgcagagaggagacattgctggaactggcagcagagaAGGTAATACAATATGTAGGA
Proteins encoded in this window:
- the LOC120909476 gene encoding oocyte zinc finger protein XlCOF22-like — translated: MGEAWMLVSPKEEEPSLDISTDGSSNGNPPERCPRPLDFWDSTLEDHTMPQQEEDEDPIDIKVEVKEEEEETLVSGHQQSMEKGEIIMKRIQEESSLHMDTNGHCVWNMNTSDGHCVRNMNTSDGHCVQNMNTSDGHCVQNMNTSDGHCVWNMNTSDGHCVRNMNTSDGHCVQNMNTSDGHCVWNMNTSDGHCVQNMNTSDGHCVQNMNTSDGHCVRNMNVSDRDLILFPDYEQDNGTSQQFPTTNSFGQRPYYVARSMAPSNPEESPHYSHNMTSDIHPKSPSVDRSTDPSNSKESPLNYEGVHIGDNSLSGLDCGKSFTDNRALLRHQRTHTHEHPISISSDGKCFNMKGKLITHQGIHTSELPLSCAECGKCFHRKGDLLKHQRTHTGERPLSCSECGKYFAQKGDLLKHQRTHTGERPFSCSECGKCFTQKGILLIHQRTHTGERPFSCSECGKCFAHREGLFIHQRIHTGERPFSCSECGKCFTERGGLLRHQRIHTGERPFSCSDCGKCFSQKADLLRHQRIHTGERPFSCKECGKCFTERGGLSRHQKIHTGERPFSCSECGKGFIVKEKLLIHQRTHTG